In Populus trichocarpa isolate Nisqually-1 chromosome 7, P.trichocarpa_v4.1, whole genome shotgun sequence, the following proteins share a genomic window:
- the LOC7456942 gene encoding cytochrome P450 71AU50, which produces MAWIWTSLAFVALIFLLQWLSTKNKRLPPGPRGFPIFGSLHLLGKFPHRALHQLAQKYGPIMHLRLGLVPTIVVSSPEAAELFLKTHDLVFAGRPPHESARYISYGQKGMAFAQYGSYWRNIRKMCTVELLSSLKITSFKPMRMEELDLLIKYIQEAAQERVAVDLSAKVSSLSADMSCRMVFGKKYLDEDLDERGFKSVMQEVMHLSAAPHLGDYIPQIAALDLQGLTKRMKAISKVLDVFLDKIIDEHVQYQEKGKNKDFVDVMLSFMKSEENEYLVDQGCMKATMLDMLVGSMDTSATVIDWAFSELIKNPRVMKKLQKELEEVVGKQRMVEESDLERLEYLDMVVKETLRLHPAGPLMIPHEATEDCVVNDFHIPKKSHVIINVWAIGRDPKAWTDAEKFYPERFVGSDIDVRGRDFQLIPFGTGRRSCPGMQLGLTMVRLVLAQMVHCFDWELPNGILPSEVDMSEEFGLVLCRSKHLVSIPTYRLNK; this is translated from the exons ATGGCTTGGATTTGGACTTCTCTAGCCTTTGTTGCACTTATCTTTCTGCTCCAATGGTTAAGCACCAAGAATAAGAGACTGCCGCCTGGTCCAAGAGGGTTTCCAATTTTTGGAAGTCTTCATTTGTTAGGGAAGTTTCCTCATCGAGCTCTTCATCAGCTTGCTCAAAAATATGGCCCCATCATGCATCTGCGGTTAGGCCTGGTGCCGACCATTGTTGTCTCTTCGCCTGAAGCTGCCGAATTATTTCTTAAGACCCATGACCTTGTTTTTGCTGGTAGACCACCTCACGAGTCTGCAAGGTACATCTCTTATGGACAAAAAGGCATGGCTTTTGCACAATACGGTTCGTATTGGCGCAACATCCGTAAGATGTGCACAGTAGAGTTGCTTAGTAGCTTGAAAATTACATCTTTCAAGCCAATGAGAATGGAGGAGCTTGATCTGTTGATTAAGTACATTCAAGAAGCTGCACAGGAACGTGTTGCTGTCGATCTGAGTGCCAAGGTTTCGTCCCTCAGTGCTGACATGAGCTGTAGAATGGTGTTTGGGAAGAAATATTTAGATGAGGATCTTGATGAGAGGGGATTCAAATCTGTGATGCAAGAGGTCATGCATTTATCAGCAGCTCCACACTTGGGAGATTACATTCCTCAAATCGCAGCTCTTGATCTCCAGGGACTGACAAAACGCATGAAGGCTATTTCCAAAGTGTTAGATGTCTTTCTTGACAAGATTATTGATGAGCATGTCCAATACCAGGAGAAGGGCAAAAACAAGGACTTTGTTGATGTCATGCTAAGTTTCATGAAATCCGAAGAAAACGAGTACCTTGTTGATCAAGGCTGTATGAAAGCCACAATGCTG GACATGCTTGTGGGTTCAATGGACACTTCAGCAACTGTGATTGACTGGGCATTCTCAGAACTGATTAAAAATCCACGGGTTATGAAGAAACTGcaaaaagaattagaagaagTAGTGGGAAAGCAAAGGATGGTAGAAGAATCAGACTTGGAGAGGTTGGAGTACCTAGACATGGTTGTGAAGGAAACCTTGCGGCTTCATCCAGCGGGTCCTTTGATGATCCCTCATGAGGCCACGGAGGACTGCGTTGTGAATGACTTCCACATACCAAAGAAATCACATGTTATAATCAATGTATGGGCCATTGGTCGAGACCCAAAAGCTTGGACCGATGCAGAAAAGTTTTACCCAGAGAGGTTTGTTGGCAGTGACATAGATGTTCGGGGCCGAGACTTCCAGCTTATTCCATTCGGCACTGGCCGCAGAAGCTGCCCTGGAATGCAATTGGGGCTAACTATGGTGCGACTGGTGCTTGCGCA